The Streptomyces europaeiscabiei genome window below encodes:
- a CDS encoding response regulator gives MPGASGRVLVVDDNKVIRQLIRVNLELEGFEVVTAADGAECLDVVHQVRPDLITLDVVMPRLDGLRTAARLRGDPRTRRLPLAIISACSQYEVEAGLDVGVDAFLAKPFEPSELVALVRKLMERGNVGGGEAVPYGIEADGPTPAGAPVGGTGGGSDHTERAERAGRTGN, from the coding sequence GTGCCAGGCGCGTCCGGCCGGGTGCTTGTTGTGGACGACAACAAGGTCATCCGGCAGCTGATCAGGGTCAATCTCGAGCTGGAGGGCTTCGAGGTGGTGACCGCGGCTGATGGTGCCGAGTGCCTGGACGTCGTTCATCAGGTGCGGCCCGACCTCATCACCCTCGACGTGGTCATGCCCCGCCTCGACGGCCTCCGTACCGCCGCCCGGCTCCGTGGCGACCCCCGGACGCGACGCCTTCCGCTCGCCATCATCAGCGCCTGTTCGCAGTACGAGGTTGAGGCCGGGCTCGACGTCGGGGTCGACGCGTTCCTCGCCAAGCCCTTCGAGCCGTCCGAACTCGTTGCCCTCGTAAGGAAGTTGATGGAGCGAGGGAATGTCGGGGGCGGCGAAGCCGTGCCGTACGGGATCGAAGCCGACGGGCCCACTCCCGCAGGCGCCCCGGTCGGCGGGACCGGCGGCGGGAGCGACCACACCGAGCGCGCGGAACGCGCCGGCCGAACCGGAAACTGA
- the lysA gene encoding diaminopimelate decarboxylase, with amino-acid sequence MSRSAHPAGPRHADVLPEGHYAAPPADLNTLDPKVWAQTVTRTDDGVVSVGGIDVKTLAEEFGTPAYFVDETDFRARARAWCTAFGQDADVFYAGKAFLSRAIVRWLHEEGLNLDVCSGGELATALSAGMPADRIAFHGNNKSTDEIHRAVEAGVGRIVLDSFQEIVRVAHIAQSLGRRQKVQIRVTVGVEAHTHEFIATAHEDQKFGIPLAGGKAAEAVRRALKLDGLELIGIHSHIGSQIFDTSGFEVAAHRVVGLLKEIRDEHGVELPEIDLGGGLGIAYTSDDDPREPHEIAKALTEIVNRECEAAKLRTPRISVEPGRAIVGPTAFTLYEVGTTKPLDGLRTYVSVDGGMSDNIRTALYDAEYSVALVSRTSDAEPMLARVVGKHCESGDIVVKDAFLPADLAPGDLIAVPATGAYCRSMASNYNHVLRPPVVAVNDGEARVIVRRETEEDLLRLDVG; translated from the coding sequence ATGAGCCGTTCCGCACACCCCGCCGGTCCCCGTCACGCCGACGTGCTTCCCGAGGGGCACTACGCCGCCCCGCCCGCCGACCTGAACACACTGGACCCGAAGGTGTGGGCGCAGACCGTCACCCGCACGGACGACGGAGTCGTCAGCGTCGGGGGGATCGATGTGAAGACGCTCGCGGAGGAGTTCGGCACGCCGGCGTACTTCGTCGACGAGACCGACTTCCGGGCGCGGGCGCGCGCCTGGTGCACGGCGTTCGGGCAGGACGCCGACGTGTTCTACGCGGGGAAGGCGTTCCTGTCCCGGGCCATCGTGCGCTGGCTGCACGAGGAAGGGCTCAACCTCGACGTCTGCTCCGGCGGTGAGCTCGCGACCGCCCTGTCCGCCGGTATGCCCGCCGACCGCATCGCCTTCCACGGCAACAACAAGTCCACCGACGAGATCCACCGTGCCGTCGAGGCCGGCGTCGGCCGTATCGTTCTCGACTCCTTCCAGGAGATCGTGCGGGTCGCCCACATCGCGCAGTCGCTCGGCAGGCGGCAGAAGGTGCAGATCCGCGTCACCGTCGGCGTCGAGGCCCACACGCACGAGTTCATCGCCACCGCACACGAAGACCAGAAGTTCGGGATTCCGCTGGCCGGCGGGAAGGCGGCTGAGGCCGTGCGGCGGGCGCTCAAGCTCGACGGCCTCGAACTCATCGGGATCCACTCGCACATCGGGTCACAGATCTTCGACACGTCCGGGTTCGAGGTCGCGGCCCACCGTGTCGTCGGGCTGCTCAAGGAGATCCGCGACGAACACGGTGTCGAGCTGCCCGAGATCGATCTCGGTGGAGGGCTCGGCATCGCCTACACCAGCGACGACGACCCCCGCGAGCCCCACGAGATCGCCAAGGCGCTCACCGAGATCGTCAACCGGGAGTGCGAGGCCGCCAAGCTGCGCACCCCTCGTATCTCCGTCGAGCCGGGCCGCGCCATCGTCGGGCCGACCGCCTTCACGCTGTACGAGGTCGGCACCACCAAGCCGCTGGACGGGCTGCGGACGTACGTCTCCGTCGACGGGGGCATGTCCGACAACATTCGGACCGCGTTGTACGACGCCGAGTACAGCGTCGCGCTGGTGTCCCGGACCTCCGACGCCGAGCCGATGCTCGCGCGTGTGGTCGGCAAGCACTGCGAGAGCGGTGACATCGTGGTGAAGGACGCGTTCCTGCCGGCGGACCTGGCACCGGGTGACCTGATCGCCGTACCGGCCACCGGCGCGTACTGCCGTTCGATGGCGAGCAATTACAACCACGTACTGCGCCCGCCCGTCGTCGCCGTCAATGATGGAGAGGCCCGTGTCATCGTCCGCCGGGAGACGGAGGAGGATCTTCTCCGGCTCGACGTCGGATGA
- the nrtL gene encoding ArgS-related anticodon-binding protein NrtL produces the protein MTPVELSRTVLRAVRLAVAEGELSVAVPARAVVTPPGPGGSGDYATNIALQLARPAGRPPLQVAEILRSHLSRTEGVAAVEITGPGFLNIRLDRAAVTALVRRIQGAEGTRDGRGPAPLPYGHSDTLTGQVVRLRIPYDIRAEVVADALGRIVASQGGRVEVDHMRPQAADKVNDLDRLDHLDSPVPPVPPGPPREPGDPGRPDKVTEPHRPSAPDTRPTAPDTATAPGAPIDLRPVPAPEDPTPLGPDALRWALLHPAAHDRPRITADLLVQRAGNPLFRVRYAHARARALTRNAAALGFTGTPGALDTPSTSGDPNPADTPSAPNRPPVRPIPLTTPDVTTPLITALTAYPSTLDRAATHRAPDRLARHLVVIADALLAFQHTVLPRGDEKPSAAHRARLALAEAAGTVLAGGLSLLGIDAPEYL, from the coding sequence GTGACCCCCGTCGAGCTCTCCCGCACCGTGCTGCGCGCAGTGCGTCTTGCCGTGGCGGAGGGGGAGCTGAGCGTGGCGGTGCCTGCACGGGCCGTGGTGACTCCGCCGGGGCCCGGAGGGAGCGGGGACTACGCGACGAACATCGCGTTGCAGCTGGCCCGGCCCGCCGGACGGCCGCCACTGCAGGTCGCCGAGATACTGCGGTCCCATCTCAGCCGCACCGAGGGCGTCGCCGCCGTCGAGATCACTGGCCCCGGCTTCCTCAACATCCGTCTCGACCGGGCCGCCGTCACGGCGCTGGTACGCCGGATCCAAGGGGCTGAGGGCACCCGGGACGGTCGAGGCCCCGCCCCCCTCCCGTACGGTCACAGCGACACCCTCACCGGGCAGGTCGTCCGGCTTCGGATCCCGTACGACATCCGGGCGGAAGTCGTCGCCGACGCGCTCGGACGGATCGTCGCCAGCCAGGGCGGTCGCGTAGAGGTCGATCACATGCGGCCCCAGGCCGCCGACAAGGTCAACGACCTCGACCGCCTCGACCACCTCGACAGCCCAGTCCCCCCAGTCCCCCCCGGCCCGCCCCGTGAGCCCGGCGACCCCGGTCGGCCCGACAAGGTCACGGAACCCCATCGCCCCAGCGCCCCGGACACTCGGCCCACTGCCCCGGACACGGCCACCGCCCCCGGCGCACCCATTGACCTTCGCCCCGTCCCCGCACCGGAAGACCCCACGCCCCTCGGCCCCGACGCGCTCCGCTGGGCGCTCCTGCACCCGGCCGCCCACGACCGCCCCCGGATCACCGCGGACCTCCTCGTGCAGCGGGCCGGAAACCCCCTCTTCCGGGTCCGCTACGCCCACGCCCGAGCCCGTGCGCTCACCCGCAACGCCGCGGCCCTCGGCTTCACCGGCACCCCGGGCGCCTTGGACACCCCTTCCACCTCGGGCGACCCGAACCCCGCGGACACCCCGAGCGCCCCGAATCGGCCCCCCGTGCGCCCCATTCCCCTCACCACCCCCGACGTCACCACCCCCCTCATCACCGCCCTCACCGCATACCCCTCCACCCTCGACCGAGCGGCCACGCACCGAGCCCCCGATCGTCTCGCCCGGCACCTGGTCGTCATCGCCGACGCCCTGCTCGCCTTCCAGCACACGGTGCTGCCGCGCGGCGACGAGAAACCCTCGGCCGCCCACCGGGCCCGGCTGGCGCTTGCCGAAGCCGCCGGGACGGTGCTGGCCGGCGGCCTGTCCCTGCTCGGCATCGACGCACCCGAATACCTCTGA